In Pyramidobacter piscolens W5455, the following are encoded in one genomic region:
- a CDS encoding ParB/RepB/Spo0J family partition protein — MAVNRKNTAAAQTAKKSAASAKSIIQSGRGLGALLAKQNVSRVPQNSEMAPLADIEPNPHQPRKLFDSATLHELAASIKVHGLLQPLIVTPAPAKSAKKYRIVAGERRFHACELAGLAEVPVRIVRGDEQLLSEIALVENLQREDLTVLEAANALKALMEKHQLTQNQLAERIGWSRSVVANKLRILSLPQCALDQIAAGNLSEGHAKALLSLKEPQKFLEELVEDCVTHHWSVHNLQKRIDSLNSRRVTVLYKAPQLDPWRPKGALRVARRLGLSFSVFGNERENRVVINGMRRGQVERLFALLDREADFMGGEPDSK; from the coding sequence ATGGCTGTAAATCGCAAAAATACCGCCGCGGCTCAGACCGCGAAGAAATCCGCCGCTTCCGCAAAGTCCATCATCCAGTCTGGGCGCGGCCTCGGCGCGCTGCTGGCCAAGCAAAACGTGAGCCGCGTCCCCCAGAACAGCGAAATGGCCCCGCTGGCCGATATCGAGCCCAATCCCCATCAGCCCCGCAAGCTCTTCGACAGCGCAACGCTGCACGAACTGGCGGCGTCCATCAAAGTTCATGGGCTGCTTCAGCCGCTGATCGTCACCCCCGCGCCTGCAAAAAGCGCGAAGAAATACCGCATCGTTGCCGGCGAACGCCGTTTTCACGCCTGCGAGCTGGCCGGACTCGCGGAAGTGCCCGTGCGCATCGTCCGTGGCGACGAGCAGCTCCTCAGCGAGATCGCCCTCGTAGAGAATCTTCAGCGCGAAGATCTGACCGTGCTCGAGGCCGCCAACGCTCTCAAAGCCCTGATGGAAAAACACCAGCTCACCCAGAACCAACTGGCCGAGCGCATCGGTTGGAGCCGCAGCGTCGTGGCCAACAAGCTCCGCATCCTCTCGCTGCCTCAATGCGCTCTGGACCAGATCGCCGCCGGCAACCTCAGCGAAGGGCACGCCAAAGCCCTGCTGTCTCTGAAGGAACCGCAGAAATTTCTTGAAGAGCTTGTAGAGGATTGCGTTACGCACCACTGGTCCGTTCACAACCTGCAAAAACGCATCGACTCCCTCAACAGCCGCCGCGTCACCGTCCTTTACAAGGCCCCTCAGCTTGATCCCTGGCGCCCCAAAGGAGCGCTGAGAGTGGCGCGCCGGCTCGGCCTGTCTTTCAGCGTCTTCGGCAACGAGAGAGAAAACCGCGTCGTCATCAACGGCATGCGCCGTGGGCAAGTGGAACGTCTTTTCGCCCTGCTGGACCGCGAAGCCGATTTTATGGGCGGAGAGCCGGACAGCAAATAA
- a CDS encoding response regulator has product MHTVLIAEDEMIEREFLVNLLNRLEDFHVVAEAGDGQTAVELAFLHRPDVAFLDIRMPLLDGLAAAGKIKKALPQTFIVLNSAFAEFKYAQQGIDCGVDAYLLKPSSESEIFSLLRSRFTPRSLERDGQETFRSLLDAFPTEAAENFARALETKDGALCESVLSEIRASLGKNLSLNVYRLHVLNVLFDVMKACRLGSVSMSAADERLCDRILTRISQTPTMPEIADLANSCLDNILSAVRSSFRDSAAPIRRIVEFLDEHFREDVGAGDLKGLVFLSEDYVERLFRRTQRVSIQQYVNEKRLAEAERLLLQSRMTTQEISERAGFQNVSTFFRNFKKKYGLTPARYRKEKYRE; this is encoded by the coding sequence ATGCATACCGTACTGATTGCTGAAGATGAGATGATCGAGCGGGAATTTCTCGTAAATTTATTGAACCGCCTCGAAGATTTTCACGTCGTCGCGGAGGCCGGGGATGGGCAGACCGCCGTCGAATTGGCCTTTCTGCATCGTCCCGACGTCGCGTTTCTCGATATCCGCATGCCGCTGCTGGACGGCCTGGCCGCGGCGGGAAAGATCAAAAAAGCTTTGCCTCAAACGTTTATCGTGCTGAATTCGGCGTTTGCCGAATTCAAGTACGCGCAGCAAGGCATCGACTGCGGCGTCGACGCCTATCTGCTGAAGCCCTCGTCGGAAAGCGAGATATTTTCCCTGCTGCGTTCCCGTTTTACGCCGCGGTCTCTTGAACGCGACGGTCAGGAGACGTTCCGCTCTCTTCTGGACGCTTTTCCGACGGAAGCCGCCGAAAACTTCGCCCGAGCTTTGGAAACAAAGGACGGCGCGCTGTGCGAGAGCGTGCTGAGCGAGATCCGCGCTTCGCTTGGAAAGAACCTGAGTTTAAACGTTTATCGGCTGCACGTCCTCAACGTTTTGTTCGACGTCATGAAAGCGTGCCGTCTTGGCTCAGTTTCCATGAGCGCCGCTGATGAACGCCTGTGCGACCGGATCCTGACGCGCATTTCGCAGACGCCCACCATGCCGGAGATCGCCGATCTCGCCAATTCCTGCCTTGACAATATCCTTTCCGCCGTCAGAAGTTCTTTTCGCGATTCAGCCGCGCCGATACGGCGCATTGTGGAGTTCCTGGACGAACATTTCCGGGAAGACGTCGGCGCCGGCGATTTGAAAGGACTCGTCTTTTTGAGCGAAGACTACGTCGAGAGGCTGTTTCGCAGGACTCAGCGCGTTTCGATCCAGCAGTACGTCAATGAAAAACGTCTCGCCGAAGCCGAACGGCTTTTGCTGCAGAGCAGGATGACGACGCAGGAAATTTCAGAACGCGCAGGATTTCAAAACGTATCGACATTCTTTCGGAATTTCAAAAAGAAATATGGTCTGACGCCCGCCCGGTACAGAAAGGAAAAATACCGTGAGTGA
- a CDS encoding cysteine hydrolase family protein produces the protein MKVNDRYCSFYYELDDDYCDIEVDRDRTALLIVDMQHHFLTRPKLGDNASEREKAYYAKWGYFYDRVEREVVPNNQKLLAAFRERNMFVSHARITGQLESGRERSLDQKATGYNELLLLPGMPSAEIVEPLKPARNELVVMKTTDSALTGTSLRLMLHNCGIDTVVVTGVLTDQCVSGTVRSLADESFKVWLIEDACAASTKEIQEHELSVLNNIYCHVVNTEELIGAL, from the coding sequence ATGAAGGTGAACGATCGGTACTGTTCGTTCTACTATGAGCTGGACGACGACTATTGCGACATCGAGGTCGACAGGGACAGGACGGCGCTGCTCATTGTCGATATGCAGCATCATTTCCTCACTCGTCCGAAGTTGGGCGATAACGCGTCCGAGCGTGAAAAAGCCTACTATGCCAAATGGGGCTACTTTTACGACCGGGTCGAAAGAGAAGTCGTCCCGAACAATCAAAAACTGTTGGCCGCTTTCAGGGAGAGAAACATGTTTGTTTCCCACGCGCGCATCACCGGTCAGCTCGAGAGCGGGCGCGAGCGTTCTCTTGATCAGAAAGCGACCGGGTACAACGAACTGCTTCTGCTTCCCGGCATGCCTTCCGCTGAAATCGTCGAGCCTCTGAAGCCTGCCAGAAACGAGCTGGTCGTCATGAAGACGACCGACAGCGCCCTGACGGGGACTTCTCTGCGCCTGATGCTTCATAACTGCGGCATCGATACGGTGGTCGTCACCGGCGTTTTGACGGATCAGTGCGTTTCCGGAACGGTGCGCAGCCTCGCCGACGAGAGCTTCAAGGTCTGGCTGATTGAAGACGCCTGCGCCGCGTCGACCAAGGAGATCCAGGAACACGAGCTTTCCGTGCTGAACAACATTTACTGCCACGTCGTCAATACCGAAGAGCTTATCGGCGCTCTTTAA
- a CDS encoding HIT family protein, translated as METLMAPWRYTYLNSTKSDGKSCIFCDFPADGSDDRKHFIVFRGKHCFVILNAYPYSSGHLMVIPYRHTTDLKSFTSEESLEFHDLIARAVECLKGAFHPDGFNVGINIGAAAGAGIDTHIHCHVVPRWNGDSNFMGAIGDVKVVPISLEETWERCRSCWR; from the coding sequence ATGGAAACACTCATGGCCCCATGGAGGTATACGTACCTCAACTCCACCAAAAGCGACGGCAAGAGCTGTATCTTCTGCGACTTTCCCGCCGACGGCAGCGACGACAGAAAACACTTCATCGTCTTTCGCGGCAAACACTGCTTCGTGATTCTCAACGCCTATCCCTACAGCTCGGGTCATCTGATGGTCATCCCCTACCGCCACACCACCGACCTGAAATCATTTACCTCCGAGGAGTCTCTGGAGTTCCACGACCTGATCGCCCGCGCCGTCGAGTGCCTCAAAGGCGCGTTCCATCCCGACGGCTTCAACGTCGGCATCAACATCGGCGCGGCGGCCGGCGCCGGCATCGACACCCATATCCACTGCCACGTCGTGCCGCGCTGGAACGGCGACAGCAACTTCATGGGCGCAATCGGCGACGTCAAGGTCGTCCCCATCTCCCTTGAAGAGACCTGGGAACGCTGCCGCTCGTGCTGGCGCTAA
- the rsmG gene encoding 16S rRNA (guanine(527)-N(7))-methyltransferase RsmG: MEIQPLPPLPEPSAKTVTQLRRYASLLAVANERVRLTGPYDEETLWTDHIEDCLHVLPLLPPSGTVVDVGTGGGLPGAVLAVCRPDLKFTLLDSLSRKTKALAEIIAALKLPNAEVICMRSEDFAAARRERYDAAVVRAVSEAGVIAEYLAPLVREGGALIAMKGSSVGEELAPLEGLWHTLGLAEPNLYEYDLKDHKSYMLLWKKSAPCPAVYPRKPGRAEKKLWWR, translated from the coding sequence ATGGAGATTCAACCGTTGCCGCCGCTCCCCGAACCATCCGCGAAAACGGTGACGCAGCTGCGCCGCTACGCTTCGCTGCTGGCTGTCGCCAACGAGCGCGTGCGGCTGACAGGGCCGTACGACGAGGAAACGTTGTGGACGGATCATATCGAAGACTGCCTGCACGTGCTGCCGCTGTTGCCGCCTTCAGGCACAGTCGTGGACGTTGGTACCGGCGGCGGTCTGCCCGGCGCCGTTTTGGCCGTGTGCCGCCCCGATCTGAAATTCACCCTGCTGGACAGCCTTTCGCGCAAGACCAAGGCCCTTGCAGAAATTATCGCTGCGCTGAAGCTCCCCAACGCGGAAGTGATCTGCATGCGCTCGGAGGATTTCGCCGCCGCGCGCCGTGAACGGTACGACGCCGCCGTGGTGCGGGCTGTCAGCGAAGCCGGCGTCATCGCCGAATATCTGGCGCCGTTGGTGCGCGAAGGCGGCGCGCTGATCGCCATGAAGGGCAGTTCCGTCGGCGAAGAGCTGGCGCCGCTTGAAGGCCTCTGGCACACTCTGGGACTGGCAGAGCCCAATCTGTACGAGTACGATCTCAAAGATCATAAAAGTTATATGCTGCTCTGGAAGAAAAGCGCTCCCTGTCCCGCGGTCTATCCGCGCAAGCCCGGGCGGGCCGAAAAAAAACTGTGGTGGAGGTGA
- a CDS encoding APC family permease, with protein MKDNRLKRDLSFIQVIAISSGAVIGGWLAEAPYWFQTTGAGAAFLFPLLALLLVPVGLAFGELSAMLPFAASTDVWTCNAYNNKAGFATQWMMFLIQVVEPPMMAFIFGTAINHFYPLTNEQMMIIAMLSVTLWFVLSNFNISLTGRLSNIFFFAMILISLCVSTSFFLSGHWSFDNIRLHQGFFPKGGYGIFIAMAVFSLKFIGFEMTPTLVEEANFSASKLWKVILSALFIPALLYSFVVLAMGGMAPWKEIAAMSMPEPELIARFGLPSILAVLAIVSGLMHAFTTLMGFWTSSARVLYGASQLNQLPKVFMKVNRYGQPFWANVVVYLFSLFFCYFSGDNWVQYIYAISSIAAGIVYFISCLDVVRLRKLHPEWKRPFRAPGGNFVFGVGMLISIWLIIGACMELDRGGYVSLGLFFALGAVVYAFAATHRRVCGYQMRVLTPDDVGKE; from the coding sequence ATGAAAGACAACAGGCTGAAGAGAGATTTAAGTTTTATCCAAGTCATCGCGATTTCCTCTGGAGCCGTGATCGGCGGCTGGCTAGCGGAAGCGCCGTATTGGTTCCAGACGACGGGGGCTGGCGCGGCGTTCCTGTTCCCGCTGCTGGCGCTGCTGCTCGTTCCCGTGGGGCTGGCGTTCGGTGAGCTGTCGGCGATGCTGCCTTTTGCGGCCAGCACCGACGTGTGGACGTGCAACGCTTACAATAACAAAGCGGGTTTCGCCACACAGTGGATGATGTTTCTGATCCAGGTTGTCGAGCCGCCGATGATGGCGTTTATTTTCGGCACGGCGATCAACCACTTCTATCCGCTGACGAACGAGCAGATGATGATTATCGCCATGCTGTCCGTCACACTGTGGTTCGTGCTTTCCAACTTCAATATCAGCCTGACCGGACGGCTTTCCAACATCTTTTTCTTTGCGATGATCCTCATCTCGCTCTGCGTCTCGACGTCGTTTTTCCTGAGCGGACACTGGAGCTTCGACAATATCCGCCTGCACCAGGGATTCTTCCCTAAAGGAGGATATGGGATTTTCATCGCCATGGCTGTGTTCTCGTTGAAATTCATCGGTTTCGAGATGACGCCGACGCTGGTCGAGGAGGCCAACTTCTCTGCTTCCAAGTTGTGGAAGGTCATTTTGTCCGCCCTTTTCATTCCCGCGCTGCTGTACAGCTTTGTCGTCCTCGCCATGGGCGGCATGGCGCCCTGGAAGGAAATCGCGGCCATGAGCATGCCTGAGCCGGAATTGATCGCCCGTTTCGGACTACCCAGCATCCTTGCCGTTCTCGCCATTGTGTCCGGGCTGATGCACGCCTTTACGACGCTGATGGGGTTTTGGACTTCCAGCGCGCGCGTGCTGTACGGCGCTTCCCAGCTGAATCAGCTGCCGAAGGTGTTCATGAAGGTGAACCGCTACGGGCAGCCGTTTTGGGCTAACGTCGTCGTGTATCTGTTTTCACTGTTCTTCTGCTACTTCAGCGGCGACAACTGGGTGCAGTACATCTACGCGATCTCCAGCATCGCCGCGGGCATCGTCTACTTTATTTCCTGCCTTGACGTCGTGCGTCTCAGGAAGCTGCACCCCGAATGGAAGCGTCCGTTCAGGGCCCCGGGGGGGAACTTCGTCTTCGGCGTCGGTATGCTCATTTCCATCTGGCTGATCATCGGCGCGTGTATGGAGCTGGACCGCGGCGGATACGTTTCATTGGGGCTTTTCTTCGCTCTTGGAGCGGTAGTCTACGCTTTCGCCGCGACGCATCGGCGCGTCTGTGGCTATCAGATGCGCGTCCTTACGCCGGACGATGTCGGTAAAGAATAA
- a CDS encoding IMPACT family protein, with product MLALNQPCRRPAAPAVYSFKEKRSEFIAALFPAAAGDEARAALESVRKEHYGAAHNCPAWRVGYPDVEEFCSDDGEPGGTAGRPILGVLQKAGLFNAVLVVTRYFGGVKLGVRGLIDAYGAAAAGVIERAALETALPFKDLELCCSYEHLASLSRVVKNAGVAENRLRTTYAADVTLNLLVSPEIEERLRVLLDSYEGRTLLAAPPRWGKDYVLAAEKQADGS from the coding sequence GTGCTGGCGCTAAACCAGCCCTGCCGCCGCCCCGCGGCCCCCGCCGTTTACAGCTTCAAGGAGAAACGCAGCGAGTTCATCGCCGCCCTCTTTCCCGCCGCGGCGGGCGACGAGGCTCGCGCCGCGCTGGAATCCGTACGCAAGGAGCATTACGGCGCCGCGCACAATTGCCCGGCCTGGCGCGTCGGCTACCCCGACGTGGAAGAATTCTGCTCCGACGACGGCGAGCCGGGCGGGACCGCGGGACGGCCGATCCTCGGCGTTTTGCAAAAAGCCGGGCTGTTCAACGCCGTTCTCGTCGTGACGCGTTATTTCGGCGGCGTCAAGCTCGGCGTGCGCGGCCTCATCGACGCCTACGGCGCCGCCGCGGCCGGAGTCATCGAACGCGCCGCGCTCGAAACCGCTCTGCCTTTCAAAGATCTGGAACTGTGCTGCAGTTACGAACATCTGGCCTCCCTCAGCCGCGTCGTCAAAAACGCCGGCGTCGCCGAGAACCGCCTGCGCACGACCTATGCCGCGGATGTCACGCTCAACCTGCTCGTCTCCCCCGAGATCGAAGAACGGCTGCGCGTTCTGCTCGACAGCTACGAAGGACGTACTCTGCTCGCCGCCCCGCCGCGCTGGGGAAAAGACTACGTGCTTGCAGCAGAAAAACAAGCCGACGGATCATGA
- a CDS encoding ParA family protein gives MKTIAVINQKGGVGKTTTCVNLASEFGAMRKKVLVVDADPQGNASSGLGFQFDDSVSLYDLVVGNEEPKWALHSTSAKNVSLIASNINLVGADLEMGGLKGREFRLREALRKLENDFDVVLVDCPPSLGLLTVNALAAANRLLVPVQCEYYSMQGLSLLARTVQMVREQGINQGAQIDAILLTMYNPNLRLTREIETQIRDVFGEHVLKTVIPRNIDLAAAPAQGLAIRDYVRSSRGGQAYHDLALEVKRLWL, from the coding sequence ATGAAGACCATCGCGGTCATCAATCAGAAAGGCGGCGTCGGCAAGACGACGACCTGCGTCAATCTGGCTTCCGAATTCGGCGCCATGCGCAAAAAGGTGCTCGTCGTCGACGCGGATCCTCAAGGCAACGCGTCCAGCGGCCTCGGCTTCCAGTTCGACGATTCCGTGTCGCTTTATGACCTCGTCGTCGGCAACGAAGAGCCTAAATGGGCGCTGCATTCGACCAGCGCCAAAAACGTCTCGCTGATCGCCTCGAACATCAATCTGGTCGGCGCCGATCTGGAAATGGGCGGCCTTAAAGGAAGGGAGTTCCGCCTGCGCGAAGCGCTACGCAAGCTTGAAAACGACTTCGACGTCGTCCTCGTCGACTGCCCCCCGTCGCTTGGACTGCTCACCGTCAACGCGCTGGCCGCCGCCAACCGCCTGCTGGTGCCCGTGCAGTGCGAATACTACTCCATGCAGGGGCTCAGCCTGCTGGCGCGCACCGTGCAGATGGTCCGCGAACAAGGCATCAACCAAGGCGCGCAGATCGACGCGATTCTGCTCACCATGTACAACCCCAATCTGCGCTTGACGCGCGAGATCGAAACGCAAATCCGCGACGTCTTCGGCGAACACGTGCTGAAGACCGTGATTCCCCGCAACATCGACCTGGCGGCAGCCCCCGCGCAGGGACTGGCCATCCGCGACTACGTCCGTTCCAGCCGCGGCGGCCAAGCCTATCACGATCTGGCATTGGAGGTCAAAAGACTATGGCTGTAA
- a CDS encoding gamma-glutamyltransferase, whose translation MKRRRESLFCFWDGRIFACGSPGGVRITTTVLQVISNVIDHKMPINKAVSAPRVHMQWLPDELRVEPMNGLSGGTVDSLLSMGYSLPLKSYMGDVNAILIDPESGEMTGSHDSRHEF comes from the coding sequence ATGAAGCGTCGGAGGGAATCGCTTTTTTGTTTTTGGGATGGACGGATCTTCGCTTGCGGCAGCCCCGGAGGCGTCCGCATCACCACCACCGTCCTGCAGGTGATCTCCAATGTGATCGACCATAAAATGCCCATCAACAAGGCGGTCAGCGCTCCCCGGGTGCATATGCAGTGGCTGCCCGACGAGCTGCGCGTGGAACCGATGAACGGCCTCAGCGGCGGAACCGTCGACAGTCTGCTCTCCATGGGCTACTCGCTGCCGCTCAAATCCTACATGGGCGACGTCAACGCCATCCTGATCGATCCCGAGAGCGGAGAAATGACGGGGAGCCATGATTCGCGTCACGAGTTTTGA